Proteins encoded within one genomic window of Mesobacillus subterraneus:
- the aceB gene encoding malate synthase A encodes MSTQTTGIEIVGNMKKGYEEILTPEALNFVERLERHFGERRVELLEAREKRQEEINGGKLPDFLPETKHIRESEWTIAPLPKDLQDRRVEITGPTDRKMVINALNSGAKIFMADCEDSTSPTWEAIVEGQINLRDAVNRTISFENANGKKYQLNEETAVLMVRPRGWHLEEKHVLLDGNPISGGLFDFAMYFFHNAKKLVKQGTGPYFYLPKMESHLEARLWNDVFVYAQNHLGIPQGTIKATVLIETILASFEMNEILYELKEHSAGLNCGRWDYIFSYLKKLRSQDDVILPDRSQVTMTVPFMRSYSLLTIQTCHRRKAPAMGGMAAQIPIKNDEEANAEAFAKVRADKEREARDGHDGTWVAHPGLVPVALEAFNKEMPEPNQIDSGKQKDVEVKASDLLAVPEGTITEAGVRMNINVGIQYVASWLNGRGAAPIHNLMEDAATAEISRAQLWQWIRHSKGVLEDGHKVTVEMYHELKEEELEKIKLEVSESVFENGKFEQAAEMFDELILNDEFVEFLTLPGYQALD; translated from the coding sequence ATGTCGACACAAACTACAGGAATTGAAATCGTAGGAAACATGAAAAAAGGATACGAAGAAATTTTGACACCAGAGGCTCTTAATTTTGTAGAGCGGCTTGAAAGGCACTTTGGCGAGCGGCGGGTAGAGCTGCTGGAAGCTCGGGAAAAGCGCCAAGAGGAAATTAACGGGGGCAAGCTTCCGGACTTTTTGCCGGAAACGAAGCACATCCGTGAAAGTGAGTGGACCATTGCACCGCTACCGAAAGACCTGCAGGATCGCAGAGTTGAAATCACTGGTCCGACGGACAGGAAGATGGTCATCAATGCTCTTAACTCAGGAGCGAAGATTTTCATGGCAGACTGCGAGGATTCAACTTCGCCGACATGGGAAGCGATTGTTGAAGGGCAGATTAACTTGAGAGACGCTGTTAACAGGACGATCTCTTTTGAAAATGCAAATGGAAAAAAGTATCAACTGAATGAAGAAACAGCTGTTTTAATGGTTCGTCCACGAGGCTGGCACCTAGAAGAAAAACATGTATTGCTCGATGGCAACCCGATTTCCGGCGGACTATTCGATTTTGCGATGTACTTTTTCCATAACGCGAAAAAGCTAGTGAAGCAGGGCACAGGCCCATACTTCTATCTCCCTAAGATGGAGAGCCACCTTGAAGCGCGCCTATGGAATGATGTGTTCGTTTATGCACAGAATCATCTCGGCATTCCACAGGGGACGATTAAAGCAACTGTTTTGATTGAAACGATTCTTGCTTCATTCGAAATGAACGAAATCCTATATGAACTGAAAGAGCACTCCGCTGGATTGAACTGCGGACGATGGGATTATATTTTCAGCTACCTGAAAAAACTTCGCTCGCAGGATGATGTGATTTTACCGGATCGCTCACAGGTGACGATGACGGTTCCATTCATGAGATCGTACTCATTGCTGACTATCCAGACTTGCCATCGCAGGAAGGCACCGGCAATGGGAGGAATGGCGGCACAGATCCCGATCAAAAATGACGAGGAAGCAAATGCAGAAGCATTCGCAAAGGTACGTGCTGATAAGGAACGTGAAGCACGCGACGGCCACGATGGAACATGGGTAGCACATCCAGGGCTGGTTCCGGTAGCTCTAGAGGCGTTCAACAAGGAAATGCCAGAACCTAACCAGATTGATTCTGGCAAGCAAAAGGATGTTGAGGTAAAGGCGTCTGACCTGTTAGCTGTACCAGAAGGCACTATAACAGAAGCCGGTGTTCGCATGAACATCAATGTCGGCATCCAGTATGTGGCCTCATGGCTGAATGGCCGTGGAGCTGCTCCAATCCATAACCTGATGGAAGACGCTGCAACGGCGGAAATCTCCAGGGCTCAGCTATGGCAATGGATTCGCCATTCAAAAGGTGTTCTTGAAGATGGCCACAAAGTAACGGTTGAAATGTACCATGAGCTGAAGGAAGAGGAGCTTGAGAAAATCAAGCTGGAAGTGAGCGAATCGGTATTTGAAAATGGAAAATTCGAGCAGGCGGCAGAAATGTTTGATGAATTGATTTTAAATGATGAGTTCGTTGAATTCTTAACTTTGCCTGGCTATCAGGCTTTAGATTAA